The Streptococcus oralis Uo5 genome includes a window with the following:
- a CDS encoding formate--tetrahydrofolate ligase, with product MKTDIEIAQSIELKPIVDVVEKLGISYDDLELYGKYKAKLSFDKIRAVESNPVGKLILVTAINPTPAGEGKSTITIGLADALNKIGKKTMIAIREPSLGPVMGIKGGAAGGGYAQVLPMEDINLHFTGDMHAITTANNALSALIDNHLHQGNELGIDQRRILWKRVVDLNDRALRHVTVGLGGPLNGIPREDGFDITVASEIMAILCLATDIEDLKRRLANIVIGYRYDRTPVSVGDLQVEGALALILKDAIKPNLVQTIYGTPAFVHGGPFANIAHGCNSVLATSTALRLADYTVTEAGFGADLGAEKFLDIKTPNLPTSPDAVVIVATLRALKMNGGVAKDALTEENVEAVRAGFANLKRHVENIRKFGIPAVVAINEFVTDTEAEIAALKELCASIDVPVELASVWADGAEGGVALAETLVKTISENPANYTRLYDNDLSVQEKIEKIVTEIYRGTKVNFEKKAQTQIAQIVQNGWDKLPICMAKTQYSFSDNPNALGAPENFEITIRELVPKLGAGFIVALTGDVMTMPGLPKRPAALNMDVESDGTVLGLF from the coding sequence ATGAAAACAGATATTGAAATCGCACAGAGTATTGAGTTGAAGCCGATCGTTGATGTTGTAGAGAAATTGGGTATTTCTTACGACGATTTGGAATTGTATGGAAAGTACAAGGCTAAGCTTAGCTTTGATAAAATTCGTGCAGTTGAGAGCAATCCAGTTGGAAAATTGATCTTGGTTACTGCTATTAACCCAACACCAGCGGGTGAAGGAAAGTCAACCATTACCATCGGTCTTGCTGATGCCTTAAACAAAATCGGCAAGAAAACCATGATTGCTATTCGCGAACCATCTCTTGGACCAGTAATGGGGATTAAGGGTGGTGCAGCCGGTGGTGGTTATGCCCAAGTGTTGCCAATGGAGGACATCAACCTTCACTTTACCGGGGATATGCATGCCATTACAACTGCTAACAATGCTCTTTCTGCCTTGATTGACAATCACTTGCACCAAGGAAATGAGCTGGGAATCGACCAACGTCGTATTCTCTGGAAACGTGTAGTGGACTTGAACGACCGCGCCCTTCGTCATGTGACCGTTGGACTTGGTGGTCCTCTAAACGGTATTCCTCGTGAGGATGGTTTTGATATTACCGTTGCTTCAGAAATCATGGCCATTCTTTGCTTGGCAACGGACATCGAGGACTTGAAACGTCGTTTGGCGAATATCGTTATTGGCTATCGTTACGATCGTACGCCAGTTTCTGTTGGTGATTTGCAGGTTGAGGGGGCTTTAGCATTGATTTTGAAAGATGCTATCAAACCGAACTTGGTTCAGACAATTTACGGTACACCTGCCTTTGTACATGGTGGTCCATTTGCCAATATCGCTCATGGATGTAACTCTGTTTTGGCAACAAGCACAGCCCTTCGCTTAGCGGACTACACAGTTACTGAAGCTGGTTTTGGTGCGGACCTTGGTGCTGAGAAATTCCTTGACATTAAGACACCAAACTTGCCAACATCTCCAGATGCAGTTGTCATCGTCGCAACCCTTCGTGCCCTTAAGATGAATGGTGGTGTAGCTAAAGATGCTTTGACAGAGGAAAATGTAGAAGCAGTTCGCGCAGGTTTTGCTAACTTGAAACGCCACGTTGAAAATATTCGTAAGTTTGGTATTCCAGCAGTTGTTGCGATTAATGAATTTGTCACTGATACAGAAGCTGAAATTGCAGCCTTGAAAGAACTTTGTGCTTCTATTGATGTGCCAGTTGAACTAGCAAGTGTCTGGGCTGATGGGGCAGAAGGTGGTGTAGCACTTGCCGAAACACTTGTCAAGACAATCTCTGAAAATCCAGCCAACTATACTCGTCTTTATGACAACGACCTTTCTGTCCAAGAAAAGATTGAAAAGATTGTTACTGAAATCTATCGCGGTACAAAAGTCAACTTTGAAAAGAAAGCTCAAACGCAAATCGCCCAAATCGTTCAGAATGGTTGGGACAAATTGCCAATCTGTATGGCTAAAACTCAGTACAGTTTCTCTGATAATCCAAATGCACTTGGAGCTCCAGAAAACTTTGAAATTACCATCCGTGAATTGGTACCCAAATTAGGTGCAGGCTTCATTGTTGCCCTAACTGGTGATGTTATGACCATGCCAGGACTTCCAAAACGTCCAGCCGCTCTTAATATGGATGTTGAAAGTGATGGAACGGTCCTAGGCTTGTTCTAA
- the pcrA gene encoding DNA helicase PcrA: MNALLNGMNDRQAEAVQTTEGPLLIMAGAGSGKTRVLTHRIAYLIDEKMVNPWNILAITFTNKAAREMKERAYGLNPATQDCLIATFHSMCVRILRRDADHIGYNRNFTIVDPGEQRTLMKRILKQLNLDPKKWNERTILGTISNAKNDLIDDVAYAAQAGDMYTQIVAQCYTAYQKELRQSESVDFDDLIMLTLRLFDQNPDVLTYYQQKFQYIHVDEYQDTNHAQYQLVKLLASRFKNICVVGDADQSIYGWRGADMQNILDFEKDYPNAKVVLLEENYRSTKTILQAANDVIKNNQNRRPKNLWTQNADGEQIIYYRANDEQDEAIFVAKTIDELGRSQNFLHKDFAVLYRTNAQSRTIEEALLKSNIPYTMVGGTKFYSRKEIRDIIAYLNLIANLSDNISFERIINEPKRGIGPGTVEKIRDFANMQDMSMLDASANIMLSGIKGKAAQSIWEFANMILDFREQLDQLTITELVEAVLEKTGYVDILNAQATLESKARVENIEEFLSVTKNFDDNPDSQEEETGLDKLSRFLNDLALIADTDSGSQETSEVTLMTLHAAKGLEFPVVFIIGMEENVFPLSRAAEDPDELEEERRLAYVGITRAEKILYLTNANSRLLFGRTNYNRPTRFINEISSDLLDYQGLARPANTSFKASYSSGGVAFGQGMSLAQALQERKRNAAPSSIQSSALPFGQFTSGNKKDSSDTNWSIGDIALHKKWGEGTVLEVSGSGDTQELKINFPEVGLKKLLASVAPIEKKI, translated from the coding sequence ATGAACGCATTATTAAATGGAATGAATGACCGTCAGGCTGAGGCGGTGCAAACAACAGAAGGGCCCTTGTTAATCATGGCAGGAGCCGGTTCTGGTAAGACTCGTGTTTTAACTCACAGAATCGCCTACTTGATTGATGAAAAAATGGTTAATCCTTGGAATATCTTGGCCATTACCTTTACCAATAAGGCTGCGCGTGAGATGAAGGAGCGTGCCTATGGGCTCAATCCAGCTACTCAGGACTGTCTGATTGCGACCTTTCACTCCATGTGTGTTCGTATCCTGCGTCGCGATGCAGATCATATTGGCTACAACCGCAATTTTACCATAGTAGATCCCGGAGAACAGCGAACCCTCATGAAACGCATTCTCAAGCAGTTAAACTTGGATCCTAAAAAATGGAATGAACGGACCATTTTGGGAACCATTTCCAATGCTAAGAATGACCTGATTGATGATGTCGCATATGCTGCTCAAGCTGGTGATATGTATACGCAAATCGTGGCCCAGTGTTATACGGCTTATCAGAAGGAGCTTCGCCAGTCTGAGTCTGTTGACTTTGATGATTTGATTATGCTGACTCTGCGTCTCTTTGATCAGAATCCTGATGTTCTGACCTACTATCAGCAGAAGTTCCAGTACATTCACGTTGATGAGTACCAAGATACCAACCATGCACAGTACCAACTGGTCAAACTTTTGGCTTCACGCTTTAAAAACATCTGCGTGGTCGGTGATGCAGACCAATCTATCTACGGTTGGCGTGGGGCTGATATGCAGAATATTTTGGATTTCGAGAAAGATTACCCTAACGCCAAGGTTGTTTTGTTAGAGGAAAATTATCGTTCAACAAAAACCATTCTCCAAGCAGCCAACGATGTCATCAAAAATAATCAAAATCGCCGCCCCAAGAATCTCTGGACTCAGAATGCGGATGGAGAGCAGATTATTTACTATCGCGCAAATGACGAACAGGATGAGGCTATCTTTGTAGCTAAAACCATTGATGAGCTTGGTCGTAGTCAAAACTTCCTCCACAAGGATTTTGCAGTTCTTTATCGGACTAATGCACAATCCCGTACTATTGAGGAGGCCCTCCTAAAGTCCAATATTCCTTATACTATGGTCGGCGGGACCAAGTTCTACAGCCGTAAGGAAATCCGTGATATTATCGCCTACCTTAATCTCATTGCCAATCTGAGTGACAATATCAGTTTTGAGCGCATTATTAACGAACCTAAACGCGGAATCGGCCCAGGAACCGTTGAGAAAATTCGCGACTTTGCGAATATGCAAGATATGTCTATGCTGGATGCTTCAGCAAATATCATGTTATCAGGAATCAAGGGTAAGGCAGCTCAGTCTATCTGGGAGTTCGCCAATATGATTCTGGATTTTCGGGAGCAACTGGACCAATTAACCATCACCGAGCTGGTGGAGGCTGTTCTAGAAAAAACAGGTTATGTCGATATTCTTAATGCTCAGGCAACCTTGGAAAGCAAGGCGCGGGTTGAAAATATCGAAGAGTTCCTATCTGTTACCAAGAACTTTGATGACAATCCTGATAGTCAAGAAGAAGAAACAGGTTTAGATAAACTCAGTCGTTTCTTGAATGACTTAGCCTTGATTGCGGACACGGATTCGGGCAGTCAGGAGACATCAGAAGTAACCTTGATGACCCTCCATGCAGCGAAAGGACTCGAGTTCCCAGTTGTCTTTATCATTGGGATGGAGGAGAATGTCTTTCCGCTTAGCCGTGCAGCTGAAGATCCAGATGAGCTAGAAGAAGAACGCCGTTTGGCCTATGTAGGTATCACACGTGCTGAAAAAATCCTCTATCTGACCAATGCCAACTCTCGCTTGCTTTTTGGGCGTACCAACTACAATCGTCCAACACGTTTCATCAATGAAATCAGTTCGGACTTACTTGACTATCAAGGCTTGGCCCGTCCAGCTAATACCAGCTTCAAGGCATCTTATAGCAGTGGTGGCGTGGCCTTCGGTCAAGGTATGAGCCTAGCCCAGGCCCTTCAAGAACGAAAACGCAATGCTGCACCAAGCTCTATCCAGTCAAGTGCTCTCCCATTTGGACAGTTTACATCCGGAAATAAAAAAGATTCAAGCGATACCAACTGGTCTATCGGAGATATTGCTCTTCACAAGAAATGGGGAGAGGGAACTGTTCTGGAAGTCTCTGGTAGCGGTGATACTCAGGAACTGAAAATTAACTTCCCAGAAGTAGGACTTAAAAAACTCCTAGCCAGCGTTGCTCCAATTGAGAAAAAAATCTAA
- the radC gene encoding RadC family protein translates to MYSISFQEDSLLPRERLVKEGVEALSNQELLAILLRTGTRQANVFEIAQRVLNSLNSLTDLKNMTLQELQSLSGIGRIKAIELQAVIELGHRIHKHETLEMESILSSQKLAKKMQQELGDKKQEHLVALYLNTQNQIIHQQTIFIGSATRSIAEPREILHYALKHMATSVILVHNHPSGAVSPSRNDDHVTKLVKEACELMGIVFLDHLIVSHSDYFSYREKTDLI, encoded by the coding sequence ATGTACAGTATTTCATTCCAAGAAGATTCGCTCTTGCCTAGAGAAAGACTAGTTAAAGAAGGAGTAGAGGCTCTAAGCAATCAAGAGTTGTTAGCTATTTTGCTCAGAACAGGAACGCGTCAGGCTAATGTCTTTGAAATTGCCCAGAGAGTCTTGAATAGTCTTAACAGTCTAACTGATCTGAAAAATATGACCCTGCAGGAATTGCAGAGTCTGTCTGGTATTGGACGGATTAAGGCCATTGAACTACAAGCAGTGATTGAACTGGGGCATCGTATTCATAAACATGAAACCCTTGAGATGGAAAGTATTCTCAGTAGTCAAAAGCTAGCCAAGAAAATGCAACAGGAACTTGGCGACAAAAAACAAGAGCACCTAGTGGCGCTCTATCTCAATACTCAAAATCAAATCATTCATCAACAGACCATCTTTATCGGATCCGCGACACGCAGCATTGCTGAACCGAGGGAAATCCTTCACTATGCTTTGAAGCATATGGCTACCTCAGTGATACTCGTTCACAATCATCCATCAGGTGCTGTATCTCCTAGTCGAAACGACGACCATGTCACTAAACTAGTCAAGGAAGCCTGCGAATTGATGGGAATTGTTTTCTTGGACCATTTGATTGTCTCTCACTCTGATTACTTTAGTTACCGCGAAAAGACGGATTTGATTTAA
- a CDS encoding gamma-glutamyl-gamma-aminobutyrate hydrolase family protein: MKKPVIGITGNEKAHPDDDIMMSYAAKGFVEGVKDAGGIPIILPIGDQEMAAYYISIIDKLILTGGQNVDPKYYGEPKAIDSDDYHLQRDIFELALIKEAIKQKKPIFSVCRGTQLFNVAMGGTLHQDIEEHWQDCSAEYTTQRLVTEPDTILREIYGEISHINSFHHQSIKDLASNLKVVAHDPKDGIIEAVTTTDGFPYLGVQWHPEFLFENRPKDKTLFDYVVNEL, from the coding sequence ATGAAAAAACCAGTTATTGGGATTACAGGAAATGAAAAAGCTCATCCAGATGATGACATCATGATGAGCTATGCAGCAAAGGGCTTTGTTGAAGGAGTCAAGGACGCTGGCGGAATTCCAATCATCCTACCGATTGGTGATCAAGAAATGGCTGCCTATTACATCAGTATCATTGATAAGCTCATCCTGACGGGTGGGCAAAATGTTGATCCAAAATACTATGGTGAACCAAAGGCTATTGATAGTGATGACTACCACCTTCAAAGAGATATTTTTGAACTAGCACTTATCAAAGAAGCGATTAAACAAAAGAAACCAATTTTCTCTGTTTGTCGAGGTACTCAACTTTTCAATGTCGCTATGGGGGGCACGCTTCACCAAGATATCGAGGAGCATTGGCAGGACTGTTCAGCCGAATACACGACCCAACGCCTCGTAACGGAACCTGATACCATTCTCCGAGAAATCTATGGAGAAATCTCTCACATCAACTCCTTCCACCACCAGAGTATTAAAGATCTAGCTTCAAATCTTAAGGTTGTAGCACATGATCCTAAAGATGGAATCATTGAGGCTGTGACAACTACGGACGGTTTCCCTTATCTTGGTGTTCAATGGCATCCTGAATTTTTATTTGAAAATCGCCCCAAAGATAAAACGCTATTTGACTATGTTGTTAACGAACTCTAG
- a CDS encoding redox-sensing transcriptional repressor Rex, with product MKDKQSAIPKATAKRLSLYYRIFKRFHAEKIERANSKQIAEAIGIDSATVRRDFSYFGELGRRGFGYDVKKLMNFFADLLNDNSITNVMLVGIGNMGHALLHYRFHERNKMKIIMGFDLDDHPEVGSQTPDGIPIYGISQIKEKIKEADVKTAILTVPSVQSQEVANLLVDAGIKGILSFSPVHLHLPKDVVVQYVDLTSELQTLLYFMRKED from the coding sequence GTGAAAGATAAACAGTCTGCTATTCCAAAAGCAACAGCAAAAAGACTCTCACTTTACTATCGAATTTTCAAGAGATTTCATGCAGAAAAAATCGAACGTGCCAACTCCAAGCAAATTGCAGAGGCTATCGGTATCGATTCTGCGACCGTCCGTCGTGATTTTTCCTACTTTGGTGAACTAGGTCGTCGTGGTTTTGGTTACGATGTCAAAAAATTGATGAATTTTTTTGCTGATCTCCTAAATGATAACTCAATTACAAATGTTATGTTGGTTGGGATTGGAAATATGGGACATGCCCTTCTCCACTACCGCTTTCACGAGCGTAACAAGATGAAAATTATCATGGGCTTTGACCTAGATGACCATCCAGAAGTTGGAAGCCAGACACCTGATGGGATTCCAATCTATGGTATCTCACAGATTAAAGAAAAAATCAAAGAAGCAGATGTCAAAACTGCTATCCTAACAGTTCCAAGTGTTCAATCACAAGAAGTTGCCAATCTTTTGGTTGATGCAGGTATAAAAGGTATTCTCAGTTTTTCCCCTGTTCACCTTCACCTCCCAAAAGATGTGGTCGTTCAGTATGTCGATTTGACAAGCGAACTCCAAACCCTCCTCTATTTTATGCGTAAAGAGGATTAG
- a CDS encoding DUF4649 family protein produces the protein MYRLTYQDNYHVERILEYKDYEELMLSLSGCVTLPDTLLISSLTLNDKVIYQGLVGDLYRFLSQAHFSDKN, from the coding sequence ATGTATCGACTTACCTATCAAGATAACTATCACGTAGAACGTATACTTGAATATAAGGATTACGAAGAGCTCATGTTATCTCTATCAGGCTGTGTGACCCTACCTGATACTCTCCTAATCAGCTCCTTAACGCTGAATGATAAGGTGATTTATCAAGGATTGGTTGGCGATCTCTACCGTTTTCTATCACAAGCTCATTTTTCAGATAAAAACTAA
- a CDS encoding DUF1831 domain-containing protein translates to MAFEKTIKLQNCRYDYTLSPTVKKFTLKDNTFFETKVGNFELTRLLEKVPNSGEGFKLKIIINKDLTGAKLNITDKSGLRLVNIFKSEDHHIHQEKFYFLMDSLVERGIFTKEER, encoded by the coding sequence ATGGCATTCGAAAAAACCATTAAACTACAAAACTGCCGCTACGACTACACACTTAGCCCAACTGTCAAAAAGTTCACACTGAAAGATAATACTTTTTTTGAAACAAAAGTTGGAAACTTCGAACTGACTCGGCTACTTGAAAAAGTACCCAACAGTGGTGAAGGCTTCAAGCTAAAAATCATCATCAATAAAGACCTTACAGGTGCTAAACTCAACATCACAGACAAGTCTGGTCTTCGTTTGGTCAATATCTTTAAATCAGAAGACCACCACATTCATCAGGAAAAATTCTACTTCCTCATGGACAGTTTAGTAGAACGCGGTATCTTCACTAAAGAAGAAAGATAA
- a CDS encoding cysteine desulfurase family protein, producing the protein MIYLDNAATTPMSAVAISCMTKVMQETHGNPSSIHGHGRQAGKLLRKARQDLAHLLGTKPQHIFFTSGGTESNNTAIIGYCLRYQERGKHIITTAIEHHSVLETIDYLVQHFGFEVTIIQPVNQEITAQQIQEALRGDTILVSTMYANNETGSLLPIAEIGHILKDHPAAYHVDAVQAIGKIPIHPEELGIDFLSASAHKFHGPKGVGFLYASTGDFDSYLHGGDQEQKKRAGTENLAAIVGMVAALKEDLNDQLEHYQKLSALKSTFLEEIAGLDYYLNESNHQLPYVVNIGFPGQKNDLLLLRLDLEGISISTGSACTAGIVQTSHVLEAFYGSDSHRLTESVRISLSPLNTEEELKQLAQTLKNIIGD; encoded by the coding sequence TTGATTTATTTGGACAATGCTGCTACGACTCCTATGTCAGCAGTAGCTATTTCTTGCATGACCAAGGTCATGCAAGAAACTCATGGTAATCCTTCTAGTATTCATGGTCATGGTCGGCAGGCTGGTAAACTCTTGCGAAAAGCTCGTCAGGACTTAGCCCACTTACTAGGAACCAAACCTCAACATATCTTTTTCACATCTGGCGGTACAGAAAGTAACAATACAGCCATCATTGGCTACTGTCTCCGTTATCAAGAACGTGGAAAACATATCATCACGACAGCTATTGAACACCATTCTGTGCTTGAGACTATTGATTATCTGGTGCAACATTTTGGCTTTGAAGTGACCATCATCCAACCAGTAAATCAAGAAATTACTGCCCAGCAAATTCAAGAAGCCTTACGTGGCGACACCATTCTCGTTTCCACCATGTATGCTAACAATGAAACTGGAAGTCTCTTACCTATCGCTGAGATTGGACATATTTTAAAAGACCATCCTGCTGCTTATCATGTAGATGCTGTTCAAGCTATCGGAAAAATTCCTATCCATCCCGAGGAATTGGGAATTGATTTCCTCAGCGCTTCTGCCCACAAATTCCATGGACCAAAAGGTGTCGGCTTTCTTTACGCATCTACTGGAGACTTTGATTCCTACCTTCACGGTGGGGACCAAGAACAAAAAAAACGGGCTGGAACAGAAAATCTCGCTGCCATTGTAGGCATGGTCGCTGCTCTCAAAGAGGATTTAAATGACCAACTTGAGCATTACCAAAAACTAAGCGCACTTAAATCTACTTTTTTAGAAGAAATTGCAGGTCTCGATTACTATCTCAATGAAAGCAACCACCAACTTCCTTATGTTGTCAACATTGGCTTTCCTGGTCAAAAAAATGATTTGCTCTTGCTACGGTTAGACCTTGAAGGAATTTCAATTTCTACCGGTTCAGCTTGTACTGCTGGTATTGTGCAAACCAGTCATGTGCTTGAAGCATTTTATGGGTCTGATTCGCATCGTTTAACAGAATCTGTCCGTATCAGTCTTTCTCCTCTTAACACTGAGGAAGAATTGAAACAACTCGCACAAACCTTAAAAAATATTATTGGAGATTAA
- a CDS encoding ribose-phosphate diphosphokinase: protein MSDRNNMKLFTLNSNHEIAQKIADTVGVPLGKLSSRQFSDGEIQVNIEESVRGYDVYIIQSTSYPVSNHLMELLIMVDACVRASAHSINVVLPYFGYARQDRIASSREPLTAKLVANMLVKAGVSRVLTLDLHAVQVQGFFDIPVDNLYTVPLFAKHYCDKGLLGSDVVVVSPKNSGVKRARSLAEYLDAPIAIIDYAQDDSDRNEGYIIGDVEGKKAILIDDILNTGRTFSEAAKIVEREGATEIYAVSSHGLFVEGAADLLDATNIKEILVTDSVATKERTPENVCYITASELIGDAIVRIHERKPVSPLFAYNKKK, encoded by the coding sequence ATGTCAGATAGAAACAACATGAAACTTTTCACCCTAAACTCTAACCATGAAATCGCTCAAAAGATTGCGGATACAGTTGGTGTACCTCTTGGGAAATTATCCTCTCGTCAATTTTCTGACGGCGAAATCCAGGTCAACATTGAAGAAAGTGTCCGTGGTTACGATGTCTACATCATCCAGTCAACCAGCTACCCTGTTAGCAACCACTTGATGGAGTTGTTGATCATGGTTGACGCTTGTGTACGTGCAAGTGCTCATAGTATCAACGTTGTCCTTCCTTACTTTGGTTATGCGCGTCAGGATCGTATCGCTTCTTCTCGCGAACCCCTCACTGCGAAACTGGTTGCCAATATGCTTGTCAAAGCTGGTGTAAGCCGTGTTCTAACGCTGGACCTCCACGCTGTTCAGGTCCAAGGTTTCTTTGATATTCCTGTAGATAATCTTTATACTGTTCCTCTATTTGCTAAGCACTACTGTGATAAAGGACTTCTTGGCTCTGATGTTGTTGTTGTCAGTCCAAAGAACTCTGGTGTTAAACGTGCACGTAGTTTGGCTGAATACCTTGATGCTCCTATCGCTATCATTGACTACGCCCAAGACGATTCTGATCGTAACGAAGGCTATATCATTGGGGATGTTGAAGGCAAGAAGGCTATCTTGATTGACGATATCCTAAATACTGGTCGTACTTTCTCTGAAGCAGCTAAAATCGTTGAACGTGAAGGCGCAACTGAGATTTATGCAGTATCTAGTCACGGTTTATTTGTTGAAGGGGCAGCAGATCTTCTTGATGCTACAAACATCAAGGAAATCCTTGTGACAGACTCCGTAGCGACCAAAGAAAGAACTCCAGAAAATGTATGTTACATTACTGCTAGCGAATTAATCGGAGATGCTATCGTCCGCATCCATGAAAGAAAACCAGTCAGCCCACTCTTTGCTTACAACAAAAAGAAATAA
- a CDS encoding CYTH domain-containing protein: MKHLEIELKTLLKKEEYDHLKKQFSHIQPVLQKNYYIDTPDFQLREKKVAMRIRTFADWAELTLKVPQTVGNMEYNQKLTLPEAKSYLEKQKLPQGLVLEKLAKIGIESHDWLVLGCLSTLRYETKTEIGLMALDESQYFDQTDYELELEVTDHEKGKTDFQKFLDENQITYQKAPSKLIRFIKSMKKS, translated from the coding sequence ATGAAACATTTAGAAATAGAATTGAAAACACTTCTGAAAAAAGAGGAATATGATCATCTAAAAAAACAGTTTTCCCATATCCAACCCGTCCTTCAGAAAAACTACTACATTGACACACCTGATTTTCAATTACGTGAAAAGAAGGTTGCCATGCGCATTCGCACTTTTGCAGATTGGGCGGAATTGACCTTGAAAGTGCCTCAAACTGTAGGAAATATGGAATACAACCAGAAACTAACTCTTCCAGAAGCTAAATCATACCTAGAAAAACAAAAACTACCTCAAGGGCTCGTTCTAGAGAAGCTCGCTAAGATTGGCATCGAAAGCCATGATTGGCTTGTTCTAGGCTGTCTTTCAACTCTACGTTATGAAACGAAAACAGAAATTGGCTTAATGGCCTTAGATGAAAGTCAATACTTTGACCAGACGGACTATGAACTGGAGCTTGAAGTCACTGACCATGAAAAAGGAAAAACCGATTTTCAGAAATTTTTAGATGAAAATCAGATAACTTATCAGAAAGCTCCATCAAAATTAATTCGTTTTATTAAAAGCATGAAAAAAAGCTGA
- a CDS encoding GTP pyrophosphokinase family protein, whose protein sequence is MTIEWEEFLDPYIQAVGELKIKLRGIRKQYRKQNKHSPIEFVTGRVKPIESIGEKMARRGITYASLEHDLQDIAGLRVMVQFVDDVKEVVEILRKRQDMRVVQERDYITHRKASGYRSYHVVVEYTVDTINGAKTILAEIQIRTLAMNFWATIEHSLNYKYQGDFPEEIRKRLEITAKIAYQLDEEMGKIRDDIQEAQALFDPLSRKLNDGVGNSDDTDEEYR, encoded by the coding sequence ATGACCATAGAATGGGAAGAATTTTTAGATCCTTACATTCAGGCTGTAGGTGAGTTGAAGATCAAACTTCGGGGAATTCGCAAACAGTATCGTAAGCAAAACAAGCATTCTCCGATTGAGTTTGTAACGGGTCGTGTCAAACCGATTGAAAGTATCGGAGAAAAAATGGCTCGTCGAGGAATCACTTATGCAAGTCTGGAACATGATCTGCAAGATATTGCTGGTTTACGTGTCATGGTCCAGTTTGTTGATGACGTCAAAGAAGTAGTTGAGATTCTACGTAAACGCCAAGATATGAGAGTCGTTCAGGAACGAGATTATATCACTCATCGTAAGGCTTCAGGTTATCGTTCTTATCACGTGGTTGTCGAATACACGGTTGATACGATTAACGGAGCGAAGACGATTTTGGCGGAGATTCAAATACGGACTTTAGCCATGAATTTCTGGGCTACGATTGAACACTCGCTCAATTATAAATATCAGGGCGATTTTCCAGAAGAAATCAGGAAAAGACTGGAAATCACAGCGAAAATAGCCTATCAACTGGATGAAGAAATGGGTAAGATTCGTGATGATATCCAGGAAGCGCAGGCTCTCTTTGATCCATTGAGCAGAAAACTAAACGATGGTGTAGGAAATAGTGACGATACAGATGAAGAATACAGGTAA